From Pseudoxanthomonas sp. YR558, the proteins below share one genomic window:
- a CDS encoding MFS transporter: MSDSRTPSAFSLLRNRGYAAVLAYRICALLSYQIVAVTVGWHIYELTHDPFSLGLIGLAEVLPFFCVAPFAGYLVDHLPRRHVGMAACGALALTALTLVAFTSGWLLIRGTWPIYAAIALTGVARSFLSPVYNALFARVLDRTDFVRGASLGSVAFQTALVVGPFIGGALIKLGGVQLPFGIATVLAGLAGLVLMRLRVKELGPPKVSLPIFRSIAEGARFVWSNQIMLGAMALDMFSVLLGGVVAMLPAFILDVLHHDAGGFGILRGAPALGTICVGLWLARHPLQKHAGRVLLFAVLGFGLSVIAFGLSRSFWLSAAILLFYGMCDGVSVVVRSTILQLSTPDEMRGRVSSINGIFVSSSNELGAFYAGTMAKLLGLVPAVIIGGFAILSVAGITAWKAPRLRRLDLRDLQ, encoded by the coding sequence GTGAGCGACAGCCGGACGCCCTCCGCCTTCTCGCTGCTGCGCAATCGCGGCTATGCGGCGGTACTCGCGTATCGCATCTGCGCGCTGCTGTCGTACCAGATCGTCGCGGTCACCGTCGGCTGGCATATCTACGAACTGACTCACGATCCATTTTCGCTGGGCTTGATCGGATTGGCCGAAGTCCTGCCGTTCTTCTGCGTGGCGCCGTTCGCGGGCTACCTGGTTGATCATCTGCCTCGTCGCCACGTCGGCATGGCCGCATGCGGGGCCTTGGCCCTGACGGCGTTGACGCTGGTGGCGTTCACAAGCGGCTGGCTACTGATCCGAGGTACCTGGCCCATCTATGCGGCCATTGCCCTGACCGGCGTTGCGCGTTCGTTCCTGAGCCCGGTCTACAACGCCTTGTTCGCGCGTGTCCTGGATCGCACGGATTTTGTGCGCGGCGCCAGTCTTGGCAGTGTTGCGTTTCAGACGGCACTGGTGGTTGGCCCGTTTATAGGTGGCGCATTGATCAAACTGGGTGGCGTGCAATTGCCTTTCGGGATTGCGACGGTGCTGGCGGGTCTGGCGGGACTGGTCCTGATGCGCCTGCGGGTGAAGGAGCTGGGTCCACCGAAGGTCAGCCTACCCATCTTCCGAAGCATTGCCGAGGGTGCCCGCTTCGTGTGGAGCAACCAGATCATGCTAGGCGCCATGGCGCTCGACATGTTTTCGGTACTGTTGGGCGGTGTGGTGGCGATGCTGCCTGCCTTCATCCTGGATGTCCTCCATCACGACGCCGGTGGCTTTGGCATCCTGCGAGGAGCCCCCGCGCTAGGCACAATCTGCGTCGGCCTCTGGCTGGCGCGCCATCCGCTGCAGAAGCATGCGGGCCGCGTGCTGCTGTTTGCGGTGCTGGGCTTCGGCCTGAGCGTGATCGCATTCGGCCTGTCGCGCAGCTTCTGGCTATCCGCAGCGATCCTGCTGTTCTACGGCATGTGCGACGGGGTGTCGGTGGTTGTGCGCTCGACGATCCTGCAGCTGTCCACGCCGGATGAAATGCGCGGGCGCGTCTCGTCGATCAACGGCATCTTCGTCAGCTCGTCGAACGAACTCGGCGCGTTCTACGCCGGCACGATGGCCAAACTGCTCGGGCTGGTGCCTGCGGTGATCATCGGCGGCTTCGCCATCCTGTCGGTGGCCGGCATCACCGCTTGGAAAGCGCCTCGCCTGCGGCGCTTGGACCTCCGGGACCTCCAGTAA
- a CDS encoding phytoene/squalene synthase family protein codes for MSDSAALDSFLEKWRARWPEWSVAEVFVAPARRDIVVAWFALLQEFEDVLNIAGDPLPADAKLAWWGEELRGWAAQRSRHPLGRRLEPVRADWARLADALPTLAEARAVAPDRDACFASLSCYGEAVAAVENGVLGRMPASQAIVAEMLAARLMEVGGAAVPVNLRQGADEVGKLRAWATALLEAWPPRDGARERRLLSSYVHGRLLRFARRGEPAPLPSQASLLFTGWRAARGG; via the coding sequence ATGTCCGACTCCGCCGCCCTCGACAGCTTCCTGGAAAAATGGCGCGCCCGATGGCCGGAATGGTCGGTCGCCGAAGTATTCGTTGCGCCTGCGCGGCGCGACATCGTGGTGGCATGGTTCGCGCTGCTGCAGGAATTCGAAGACGTACTGAACATCGCCGGCGATCCGCTGCCGGCGGATGCCAAGCTGGCCTGGTGGGGCGAGGAACTGCGCGGTTGGGCCGCGCAACGCTCGCGTCATCCGCTCGGCCGTCGCCTCGAACCGGTGCGCGCCGACTGGGCGCGGCTTGCCGATGCGTTGCCCACGCTGGCAGAAGCGCGCGCGGTAGCGCCGGATCGCGACGCATGCTTCGCCTCGTTGTCGTGCTACGGCGAAGCGGTCGCTGCCGTGGAAAACGGGGTGCTGGGGCGCATGCCCGCCTCGCAGGCCATCGTCGCGGAGATGCTGGCTGCCCGCTTGATGGAGGTCGGCGGCGCGGCCGTACCGGTGAACCTGCGGCAAGGCGCGGATGAAGTGGGCAAGCTCCGGGCCTGGGCCACCGCGCTGCTCGAAGCCTGGCCCCCGCGCGACGGCGCGCGCGAGCGTCGCCTGCTGTCCTCCTATGTGCATGGGCGGCTTCTCCGTTTCGCACGCAGGGGCGAACCTGCGCCGCTGCCGTCGCAGGCGTCGCTGTTGTTCACCGGCTGGCGCGCCGCGCGTGGCGGCTGA
- the dksA gene encoding RNA polymerase-binding protein DksA, with protein sequence MAAKKPAKKAAKAAKKPAQTVAKKPVVKKAVAKKPAPKPAAKKAAPKPVAKKPVAKPVAKKAAPVKKPAAKPVAKKAAPVKKAAAKPVVAKKPVPAAKPVAKAAPVKAPAKATKPAPAKPAPKPAAKPAPAKSAPTAAATKSPAPTPAPKAAAAAPAPAAKVPSPPKPVPVPKSNSKPAKAPTPAAAPVSTRPAVTPRPVGKVAVAVAAKPAAPVVRGKVKEVPYKTDEATGRPIVPTGYKPSPEEEYMSALQLEYFRQRLLQWRADLVEESKQTIENLKDEVRDIGDEAERATRETENSLELRTRDRYRKLIGKIDSTLKRLEGGDYGYCVDTGEEIGLDRLEARLTAERTIDAQERWEHLQKQQGD encoded by the coding sequence GTGGCTGCAAAGAAACCTGCGAAGAAGGCCGCCAAGGCCGCCAAGAAACCCGCTCAGACCGTCGCCAAGAAGCCTGTCGTGAAGAAGGCTGTCGCCAAGAAACCGGCTCCCAAGCCGGCGGCGAAGAAAGCGGCTCCCAAGCCTGTCGCCAAGAAGCCCGTCGCCAAGCCTGTCGCCAAGAAGGCGGCACCGGTGAAGAAGCCGGCTGCCAAGCCGGTGGCGAAGAAGGCTGCGCCGGTCAAGAAAGCGGCCGCCAAGCCCGTCGTCGCCAAGAAGCCCGTGCCGGCCGCCAAGCCTGTCGCCAAGGCGGCGCCGGTGAAGGCACCGGCCAAGGCCACGAAACCCGCTCCTGCCAAGCCCGCACCGAAGCCTGCCGCCAAGCCGGCTCCGGCAAAGTCCGCCCCCACCGCGGCTGCGACCAAGTCCCCCGCCCCGACGCCTGCCCCCAAGGCAGCTGCCGCGGCTCCGGCCCCCGCCGCCAAGGTTCCGTCCCCCCCGAAGCCTGTGCCAGTCCCGAAATCCAATAGCAAACCCGCCAAAGCCCCGACTCCCGCCGCAGCTCCCGTGAGCACGCGTCCCGCCGTCACCCCTCGCCCCGTGGGCAAGGTCGCGGTGGCCGTGGCCGCCAAGCCTGCCGCGCCGGTCGTGCGCGGCAAGGTGAAAGAAGTGCCCTACAAGACCGACGAAGCCACCGGTCGTCCGATCGTGCCGACCGGCTACAAGCCCTCGCCCGAAGAGGAGTACATGAGCGCGTTGCAGCTCGAGTACTTCCGCCAGCGCCTGCTCCAGTGGCGTGCCGACCTGGTCGAGGAATCCAAGCAGACCATCGAGAACCTCAAGGATGAAGTCCGCGACATCGGCGATGAAGCCGAGCGCGCGACCCGCGAGACGGAGAACTCGCTGGAGCTGCGCACCCGCGACCGCTACCGCAAGCTGATCGGCAAGATCGACAGTACGCTGAAGCGCTTGGAGGGTGGCGATTACGGCTACTGCGTCGACACCGGCGAAGAGATCGGCCTCGATCGCCTCGAAGCCCGTCTGACCGCCGAACGCACCATCGACGCCCAGGAGCGTTGGGAGCACCTGCAGAAGCAGCAGGGTGACTGA
- a CDS encoding SufE family protein, producing MTDTIFPLEPTAADAQAAIKDEFAFFGDWSERYQYLIDLGRKLPPFPDDWKREEHRLLGCQSMVWIVPEGDAAKLDFHAISDSAIVSGLIFLALRVYSGRSAAEILETTPDYIADIGLAKHLSPTRSNGLASLLAFIRETAANTK from the coding sequence ATGACCGACACCATCTTCCCGCTCGAACCGACCGCCGCCGACGCACAGGCGGCGATCAAGGACGAATTCGCCTTCTTCGGCGACTGGTCCGAACGCTACCAGTACCTGATCGACCTGGGCCGCAAGCTGCCGCCGTTCCCGGACGATTGGAAGCGCGAGGAGCATCGCCTGCTCGGCTGCCAGTCGATGGTCTGGATCGTGCCCGAGGGTGATGCGGCGAAGCTGGATTTCCATGCCATCAGCGACTCGGCGATCGTCTCGGGCCTGATCTTCCTGGCTCTGCGCGTCTATTCGGGGCGTTCGGCCGCCGAGATCCTGGAGACCACGCCGGACTACATCGCCGATATCGGACTGGCCAAGCATCTCTCGCCCACCCGCAGCAACGGCCTTGCGTCGCTGCTGGCCTTCATCCGCGAGACGGCCGCCAACACGAAGTGA
- the folE2 gene encoding GTP cyclohydrolase FolE2 produces the protein MTSSLPVAPRADLPDVAHQRVPLARPLDWVGMENIALPVRIPDGQGGQLQVAASIDLSVNLANADARGIHMSRLYLELQDGLAREAITPAGLRHLLQTSVDSQAGLATQARLRIRYEALLQRKALESDYAGWKRYPVEIEATLADGHLILALAFSVEYSSTCPASAALSRQANAERFTEDFAAAHPLSVNVVHDWLASERGLAATPHAQRSRASVRVELRPQFDELPLVALVDALEAALATPVQTAVKRVDEQAFARLNAENLMFCEDAARRVASVLAGDARIARYDATVAHYESLHPHDAVARVSGSND, from the coding sequence ATGACTTCCTCGCTCCCCGTGGCGCCCCGCGCCGACCTTCCCGACGTCGCCCACCAGCGCGTGCCGCTGGCGCGTCCGCTGGACTGGGTGGGCATGGAGAACATCGCGCTGCCGGTCCGCATTCCGGACGGGCAGGGCGGTCAGCTGCAGGTAGCGGCGAGCATCGATCTTTCGGTGAACCTGGCCAATGCCGACGCGCGTGGCATCCACATGTCCCGGCTTTACCTGGAACTGCAGGATGGCCTGGCGCGTGAAGCCATCACCCCGGCCGGTCTGCGCCATCTGCTGCAGACCAGTGTCGATTCCCAGGCCGGCCTGGCCACGCAGGCGCGCCTGCGCATCCGCTACGAAGCGCTGCTGCAGCGGAAGGCGCTGGAGAGCGACTACGCCGGCTGGAAGCGTTACCCGGTCGAAATCGAGGCCACGCTCGCCGACGGCCACCTGATCCTGGCACTGGCGTTCTCCGTCGAGTACTCCAGCACCTGCCCGGCGTCGGCTGCGCTGTCCCGCCAAGCCAATGCCGAGCGGTTCACCGAGGACTTCGCCGCGGCGCATCCGCTGTCGGTCAACGTGGTGCATGACTGGCTCGCCTCCGAGCGCGGGCTGGCCGCCACGCCGCATGCGCAGCGCAGTCGCGCCAGCGTGCGCGTCGAGTTGCGTCCGCAGTTCGATGAACTCCCGTTGGTGGCCCTGGTCGATGCGCTCGAAGCCGCGCTGGCCACGCCCGTGCAGACGGCCGTCAAGCGCGTGGACGAACAGGCGTTCGCCCGTCTCAACGCCGAAAACCTGATGTTCTGCGAAGACGCTGCCCGTCGCGTGGCGTCGGTGCTGGCCGGCGATGCGCGCATCGCCCGCTACGACGCCACCGTCGCGCACTACGAAAGCCTGCACCCGCACGATGCGGTCGCCCGGGTCAGCGGCAGCAACGACTGA
- the yidD gene encoding membrane protein insertion efficiency factor YidD → MLSRLLILLLKGYKRFISPLLGPRCRFVPSCSEYAMEAIGRFGPLKGGWLAIRRIGRCHPLHPGGHDPVPSSCGHAHAPSPRPSRNP, encoded by the coding sequence ATGCTCTCCCGCCTGCTCATCCTGTTGCTGAAGGGATACAAGCGCTTCATCAGCCCGCTGCTGGGGCCCCGCTGCCGCTTCGTGCCCTCCTGCTCGGAGTACGCCATGGAAGCCATCGGCCGCTTCGGTCCGCTGAAGGGCGGCTGGCTGGCGATCCGTCGGATCGGCCGCTGCCATCCGTTGCACCCGGGCGGCCACGATCCTGTACCGTCGTCGTGCGGCCATGCGCACGCCCCCTCCCCCCGCCCTTCCAGGAACCCCTGA
- a CDS encoding phosphoglycolate phosphatase has translation MTVAEFPRAALFDLDGTLLDSAPDMLATANRMLAARGAGPMTLDVLRPHVSKGARAMLTAAFPEMEQGPREALVPEFLAIYQEELGRHSVLFDGIAEMLTALEAAGSTWGIVTNKPEYLARDILPQLGWETRCAVLIGGDTLAEKKPHPLPLQVAAERIGIAIADCVYVGDDERDIQSARAAGMPSIAALWGYRQAHEEPAQWQADVMVELPAALIAPSAWPSIRPL, from the coding sequence ATGACCGTCGCGGAGTTCCCGCGCGCCGCGTTGTTCGACCTGGACGGCACCCTGCTCGACAGCGCGCCGGACATGCTGGCGACGGCCAACCGCATGCTGGCCGCGCGCGGCGCAGGACCGATGACACTCGACGTGCTGCGCCCGCACGTGTCCAAGGGCGCGCGCGCGATGCTCACCGCGGCATTCCCGGAGATGGAGCAGGGCCCCCGCGAGGCGTTGGTTCCCGAGTTCCTGGCGATCTACCAGGAAGAACTCGGCCGGCACAGCGTGCTGTTCGATGGCATCGCCGAGATGCTGACGGCGCTGGAAGCCGCGGGCAGCACCTGGGGCATCGTCACCAACAAGCCTGAGTACCTCGCGCGCGACATCCTGCCGCAGCTGGGGTGGGAGACCCGGTGCGCCGTACTGATCGGCGGCGACACGCTGGCCGAGAAGAAGCCGCACCCGTTGCCGCTGCAGGTCGCAGCCGAACGCATCGGCATCGCCATCGCCGACTGCGTGTACGTGGGGGATGACGAGCGCGACATCCAGTCGGCGCGTGCCGCCGGCATGCCGTCCATTGCGGCGCTGTGGGGATACCGGCAGGCGCATGAGGAGCCTGCGCAATGGCAGGCGGATGTCATGGTCGAGTTGCCCGCGGCCCTCATCGCACCGTCGGCCTGGCCCTCGATCCGGCCGTTGTAG
- a CDS encoding dihydroorotase, giving the protein MPATVIVNARLVNEGRVTEGDLRIENGRIARIAAEIRPQGEDTVIDAAGRLLLPGMIDDQVHFREPGMPHKGDMATESAAAVAGGLTTFMDMPNTSPPTLDAAALEDKYQRAKGRAWGNYGFYMGASNDNLEAIRTLDPKTAPGIKVFMGASTGNMLVDNPDTLDAIFREAPTPIITHCEDTPMIDANLAAFQAKYGDALSAEHHPDIRSREACIKSTRLAMSLARKHGTRLHVLHISTADELALFTPGPLVHPDGARKRITAETCIHFLRFDRADYAALGNLIKCNPAIKDASDREALIKALVEDVIDVLATDHAPHTLEEKEKPYVQAPSGLPLVQYALVAALELVHEKRMDVTRVVQKFAHAPAQLFDVKERGYLREGYFADLVLIDDEPFTVKREDVLSKVGWSPFEGRTFRSRIGATWVNGRMVWNGEHLVGTPNGQRLEFAR; this is encoded by the coding sequence ATGCCCGCCACCGTCATCGTCAACGCCCGCCTGGTCAACGAAGGCCGCGTCACCGAGGGTGACCTGCGGATCGAGAACGGCCGCATCGCCCGCATCGCCGCCGAGATCCGCCCCCAGGGCGAGGACACCGTGATCGACGCCGCAGGCCGCCTGCTGCTGCCGGGGATGATCGACGACCAGGTGCATTTCCGCGAACCGGGCATGCCGCACAAGGGCGACATGGCCACCGAGTCCGCCGCCGCGGTCGCGGGCGGCCTCACCACCTTCATGGACATGCCCAACACCAGCCCGCCGACGCTGGACGCCGCCGCGCTGGAGGACAAGTACCAGCGCGCCAAGGGCCGGGCCTGGGGCAACTACGGCTTCTACATGGGCGCCAGCAACGACAACCTGGAGGCGATCCGCACGCTCGACCCGAAGACCGCGCCGGGCATCAAGGTATTCATGGGCGCGTCCACCGGCAACATGCTGGTCGACAACCCCGACACCCTGGACGCGATCTTCCGCGAAGCGCCCACGCCGATCATCACGCACTGCGAAGACACGCCGATGATCGACGCCAACCTGGCGGCGTTCCAGGCCAAGTACGGCGATGCGCTCAGTGCAGAACACCACCCGGACATCCGCAGCCGCGAGGCCTGCATCAAATCCACGCGACTGGCGATGTCGCTGGCGCGCAAGCACGGTACCCGCCTGCACGTGCTGCATATCTCCACCGCCGATGAGCTGGCATTGTTCACGCCGGGCCCGCTGGTGCACCCGGACGGTGCGCGCAAGCGCATCACCGCGGAAACCTGCATCCACTTCCTGCGCTTCGACCGCGCGGATTACGCGGCGCTGGGCAACTTGATCAAGTGCAATCCCGCCATCAAGGACGCCAGCGACCGCGAAGCGCTGATCAAGGCGCTGGTGGAGGATGTGATCGACGTGCTCGCCACCGATCACGCCCCGCACACGCTGGAAGAAAAGGAAAAGCCCTACGTGCAGGCGCCCTCCGGTCTGCCGCTGGTGCAGTACGCGCTGGTGGCCGCCCTGGAGCTGGTCCACGAGAAGCGCATGGACGTCACCCGCGTGGTGCAGAAGTTCGCGCACGCACCCGCGCAGCTGTTCGACGTGAAGGAACGCGGCTACCTGCGCGAAGGCTACTTCGCTGATCTCGTGTTGATCGACGACGAACCTTTCACTGTGAAGCGCGAGGACGTGCTGTCCAAGGTTGGCTGGTCGCCGTTCGAAGGCCGCACGTTCCGCTCGCGGATCGGCGCCACCTGGGTCAATGGCCGCATGGTCTGGAACGGCGAACATCTGGTCGGCACGCCCAACGGCCAGCGCCTGGAGTTCGCGCGTTGA